Proteins encoded in a region of the Camelus bactrianus isolate YW-2024 breed Bactrian camel chromosome 36, ASM4877302v1, whole genome shotgun sequence genome:
- the LOC141576113 gene encoding olfactory receptor 8K3-like — translation MEKHNGTVLSEFILMGITDRPELQAPLFGLFLVIYMISVVGNLGMVILTTVDSRLQTPMYFFLKHLSLTDLGYSTTVGPKMLVSFAVDENTISYYFCATQGAFYIMFIISEFFILSAMSYDRYVAICNPLLYTVIMSQRACQVLVAVPYLYSTFVSLLVTIKVFNLSFCGYNVVSHFYCDCLALLSLLCSDTQDIELIIMIFSVFNLISLLLVVLVSYLCILVAILRMNSTGGRHKAWSTCGSHLTVATVFCGTLLFMYLQPKSRHSFDTDKVTSIFYTLSIPMLNPLFYSLRNKDVKYTVHKIWKKICNIFS, via the coding sequence ATGGAAAAACACAATGGAACAGTGCTGAGTGAATTCATTCTCATGGGCATCACAGACCGCCCTGAGCTGCAGGCTCCGTTATTTGGGCTCTTCCTTGTCATCTACATGATCTCAGTGGTGGGCAACTTGGGCATGGTCATCCTCACTACAGTGGACTCCAGGCTACAGacacccatgtacttcttcctcaaaCATCTGTCTCTCACTGATCTGGGCTATTCAACAACTGTGGGACCCAAAATGTTAGTAAGTTTTGCTGTGGATGAAAATACAATCTCCTATTATTTTTGTGCCACACAAGGAGCTTTCTACATTATGTTCATcattagtgaatttttcattctgTCAGCAATGTCCTATGACCGTTATGTGGCCATCTGTAACCCTCTGCTCTACACAGTCATCATGTCACAAAGGGCGTGTCAGGTGCTGGTGGCAGTCCCCTATCTCTATAGCACATTTGTGTCTCTTCTAGTCACCATAAAGGTATTTAATTTATCCTTCTGTGGCTACAATGTTGTCAGTCATTTCTACTGTGACTGTCTTGCCTTGTTATCTTTGCTCTGCTCAGATACGCAGGATATTGAATTGATTATTATGATTTTCTCAGTGTTTAATTTGATTTCATTGCTTCTGGTGGTTCTTGTGTCTTACCTGTGTATCCTTGTAGCCATTCTCAGGATGAACTCCACTGGGGGTCGGCACAAGGCTTGGTCTACCTGTGGATCCCACCTGACAGTGGCGACAGTCTTCTGTGGGACTTTACTCTTTATGTATTTGCAGCCCAAGTCCAGACATTCCTTTGACACTGACAAAGTGACTTCTATATTCTATACTCTCAGTATCCCCATGTTGAATCCCTTGTTCTATAGCTTGAGGaacaaagatgtaaaatatacTGTCCATaagatatggaaaaaaatatgcaatatcttttcttaa
- the LOC141576114 gene encoding olfactory receptor 8K3-like has translation MENYNQTVLSEFILMGITDRSELQARLFGLFLVIYVISVVGSLGVVILTTVDSGLQTPMYFLLRHLAFTDLGYSTTIGPKMLVNFVADQNKIYYFCATQLAFFLEFIISELFILSAMSYDRYVAICNLLLYTFIMSQRACQVLVAVPYLYCTFVSLLVTTKIFNLSFSGYNVIKHFYCDSLPLISLLCSNTCEIELIILILAGFNLIFSLLIVLMSYLRILESLLKKNSAEGRRKPFSTCGSHLTVVTVFYRTLTFMYVQPESSHSFDTDKVASIFYTLVIPMLNPLIYSLKNKDVKCALQRMWKKLCNVFS, from the coding sequence ATGGAAAACTACAATCAAACAGTGCTGAGCGAATTCATTCTCATGGGAATCACAGACCGCTCTGAGCTGCAGGCTCGGTTATTTGGGCTCTTCCTCGTCATCTATGTGATCTCAGTGGTGGGCAGCTTGGGCGTGGTCATCCTCACTACAGTGGACTCCGGGCTACAGACACCCATGTACTTCCTTCTCAGACACCTGGCTTTTACTGATTTGGGTTATTCAACTACCATAGGACCCAAAATGTTGGTAAATTTTGTTGCAGatcaaaataaaatctattatttttgtGCTACACAACTAGCTTTCTTTCTTGAGTTCATCATTAGTGAACTTTTCATTCTGTCAGCAATGTCCTATGACCGCTATGTTGCCATCTGTAACCTTCTGCTCTACACATTCATCATGTCACAAAGGGCGTGTCAGGTGCTGGTGGCAGTCCCCTATCTCTATTGCACATTTGTTTCTCTTCTAGTCACCacaaagatatttaatttatccTTCTCTGGCTACAATGTCATTAAGCATTTCTACTGTGACAGTCTTCCTTTGATATCTTTGCTCTGTTCAAACACTTGTGAAATTGAACTGATTATTCTGATCTTAGCAGGTTTTAACTTGATTTTCTCCCTTCTGATAGTTCTCATGTCTTACCTGCGCATTCTTGAATCCCTTCTCAAGAAGAACTCTGCTGAAGGTAGGCGGAAACCTTTCTCTACCTGTGGGTCCCACCTGACAGTGGTCACAGTGTTCTACAGGACTTTGACATTTATGTATGTGCAACCAGAGTCCAGTCATTCCTTTGACACTGACAAAGTGGCTTCCATATTTTACACCCTCGTCATCCCCATGTTAAATCCCTTGATCTATAGCCTGAAGAACAAAGATGTGAAATGTGCCCTACAAAGGATGTGGAAAAAACTATGCAATGTTTTCTCTTAA
- the LOC141576086 gene encoding olfactory receptor 5J2-like, with translation MAEENFTVVTKFILLGLTDWAELKVVLFVLFLVIYAVTLVGNLGMILLIYITPKLHTPMYCFLSCLSFVDACYSSAIAPKMLTNLVVVKGTISFSACMAQHLCFGIFVTTEGFLLSVMAYDRYVAIVNPLLYTIAMPKRKCAGLVAGSWICGIINLLIHTISLGKLSFCRLNVVNHFFCDILSLLKLSCSDTSMNELMLSIFSGVIAMATFLTVIISYMFIAVAILRIHSAAGRQKAFSTCASHLTAVTIFYGTLSFSYIQPSSQYSVEQEKMVSVFYTLVIPMLNPLIYSLRNKGVKDAVRRAIEMKYFPDNLKSLLTL, from the coding sequence ATGGCTGAAGAGAATTTTACAGTTGTcactaaatttattcttttaggaCTGACAGACTGGGCTGAACTGAAAGTTGTGCTTTTTGTGTTGTTCCTGGTGATTTATGCTGTTACTTTGGTGGGGAATCTGGGCATGATCTTGTTAATCTACATCACACCCAAGCTCCACACTCCCATGTACTGTTTCCTCAGCTGCCTTTCATTTGTGGATGCCTGCTACTCATCTGCCATAGCACCCAAGATGCTGACCAACCTCGTGGTTGTGAAGGGAACCATCTCTTTCTCTGCTTGCATGGCACAGCATTTATGTTTTGGGATCTTTGTTACCACAGAAGGCTTCTTGCTGTCGGTGATGGCGTACGACCGTTACGTCGCCATTGTGAATCCTTTGCTTTATACTATAGCCATGCCTAAGAGGAAATGTGCAGGGCTGGTCGCTGGGTCATGGATTTGTGGAATAATTAACTTGTTAATACACACAATAAGTTTGGGGAAACTGTCCTTCTGTAGGCTGAATGTTGTCAACCACTTCTTCTGTGATATTCTATCACTCCTAAAGCTGTCTTGTTCTGATACCTCCATGAATGAGCTGATGCTCTCAATCTTCTCTGGAGTCATTGCCATGGCCACCTTCTTGACTGTGATCATTTCCTACATGTTCATTGCTGTTGCTATCCTGAGGATCCACTCAGCAGCAGGCAGACAGAAAGCCTTCTCCACCTGTGCCTCTCACCTGACTGCTGTGACCATATTCTATGGTACCTTAAGCTTTAGTTACATTCAGCCCAGCTCCCAGTATTCTGTAGAACAGGAGAAGATGGTTTCTGTGTTCTACACACTAGTGATTCCCATGTTAAACCCCCTGATTTACAGTCTGAGAAACAAAGGGGTAAAAGATGCTGTGAGAAGAGCCATAGAAATGAAATATTTCCCCGATAATTTGAAATCACTGTTAACCCTATAA